A region of uncultured Anaeromusa sp. DNA encodes the following proteins:
- the plsY gene encoding glycerol-3-phosphate 1-O-acyltransferase PlsY produces MEFLWIVAVSYLVGAIPNGLLLGKAFWHTDLRQLGSCNIGATNAFRVLGPWPAFWVFLTDAAKGVFGVWLASQMAMPSLWVVAAGIAAIAGHNWSVFLGFKGGRGVATGLGVIAFLVPKVTLIVFAVWALIVWLTRYVSLASIVAAALVPVCMWFLGEEPAILLFGVLAAIFVIVRHRPNIQRLLKGEESKIRSGKR; encoded by the coding sequence GTGGAGTTTCTTTGGATTGTTGCTGTAAGTTATTTGGTGGGGGCCATTCCCAACGGCTTGTTACTGGGGAAAGCGTTTTGGCACACGGATCTGCGTCAATTGGGCAGCTGCAACATTGGGGCGACGAATGCCTTTAGGGTGCTGGGGCCTTGGCCTGCTTTCTGGGTGTTTTTGACCGATGCCGCTAAAGGTGTTTTTGGTGTCTGGCTGGCAAGTCAAATGGCGATGCCGTCTCTTTGGGTGGTGGCGGCGGGTATTGCTGCTATTGCCGGACACAATTGGTCTGTTTTTCTGGGCTTCAAAGGCGGGCGTGGCGTGGCGACCGGCTTGGGAGTTATTGCCTTTTTGGTGCCTAAGGTGACTTTAATTGTTTTTGCTGTTTGGGCGTTGATTGTCTGGCTGACTCGTTATGTGTCGCTGGCGTCCATTGTAGCGGCGGCCTTAGTGCCTGTTTGTATGTGGTTTTTGGGAGAAGAGCCAGCTATCTTGCTGTTTGGCGTTTTGGCGGCAATTTTTGTTATCGTGCGTCATCGTCCTAATATTCAGCGGCTGTTGAAAGGCGAAGAGTCAAAGATTCGTTCTGGTAAGCGCTGA
- a CDS encoding CoA-binding protein has protein sequence MEETMASLLQCKNWALVGATSNKGKFGYKIFQVMRTNGLHVFAVNPGLQEIDGQPCYASLADLPEPVEAVNVVVPPKVALGILEECQRLNISKVWLQPGADTVEVVEKAKELGLQVVYDACIMIELRHRGGV, from the coding sequence ATGGAAGAAACAATGGCATCTTTACTGCAATGCAAAAATTGGGCGTTAGTGGGGGCGACCTCTAACAAGGGGAAATTTGGCTATAAAATTTTTCAAGTTATGCGAACGAATGGTTTGCATGTATTCGCTGTCAACCCAGGGTTGCAAGAAATTGACGGCCAACCGTGCTACGCCTCTTTGGCGGATTTGCCGGAACCGGTTGAAGCGGTAAATGTCGTAGTACCTCCTAAAGTCGCTTTGGGAATTTTGGAAGAATGCCAACGTCTGAATATCTCCAAGGTCTGGTTGCAACCGGGAGCTGATACGGTAGAAGTGGTGGAAAAAGCCAAAGAGTTAGGTTTGCAGGTAGTGTATGACGCGTGCATTATGATTGAGTTGAGACACAGAGGAGGAGTATGA
- the trxA gene encoding thioredoxin, giving the protein MAALKEVNDAMYQEEVLDEKQPVLVDFWAPWCSYCNKLTPVLEEISLELADKLKIVKINVDENRSLAQRYDIKGLPTMMLVKDGDVAEKIVGFLPKASIVGKVEPFL; this is encoded by the coding sequence ATGGCTGCTTTGAAAGAAGTAAATGATGCAATGTACCAGGAGGAAGTATTGGATGAGAAGCAACCGGTATTGGTTGATTTTTGGGCGCCCTGGTGCAGCTATTGCAACAAACTGACTCCTGTCTTAGAAGAAATATCCCTAGAATTGGCGGATAAACTGAAAATCGTAAAAATCAATGTAGATGAAAACCGCTCACTGGCTCAACGTTATGATATTAAAGGTCTGCCGACGATGATGTTAGTCAAGGATGGCGATGTGGCAGAAAAAATTGTTGGCTTTTTGCCGAAAGCATCTATTGTAGGAAAGGTAGAGCCGTTTCTTTAA
- a CDS encoding DUF1858 domain-containing protein, with the protein MKSITKEMSIIEVVQQHPETVDVFRNFGMGCLGCAAARFENIEQGASAHGIDIEALITSLNQSIAQ; encoded by the coding sequence ATGAAAAGCATCACTAAAGAAATGAGCATTATCGAAGTAGTCCAACAGCACCCTGAAACAGTAGACGTATTCCGCAATTTCGGTATGGGCTGCCTAGGCTGCGCCGCCGCCCGCTTCGAAAATATCGAGCAGGGCGCCAGCGCCCATGGCATTGACATTGAAGCGCTGATCACCTCGTTAAATCAATCGATTGCCCAGTAA
- the mraZ gene encoding division/cell wall cluster transcriptional repressor MraZ: protein MLLGEYQHTLDAKGRLILPAKFREEIGETIVFTKGLDDCLFGYSLSEWSLLEEKLKKLPLAKPEARAFTRFFFAGAAEIGYDKQGRILLPPVLREHARLEKEVVVIGVSNRIEIWSQDAWNTYNEALAPSVSDLTQELIDLGI, encoded by the coding sequence GTGCTTTTGGGAGAGTATCAACATACCTTAGATGCCAAAGGTCGCCTGATTTTACCTGCTAAATTCCGCGAAGAAATTGGAGAGACCATTGTTTTTACCAAGGGTCTTGATGACTGTTTGTTTGGTTATTCCCTTTCTGAATGGAGCCTTTTAGAAGAAAAATTGAAAAAATTACCGTTGGCGAAGCCAGAAGCCCGAGCTTTTACACGATTTTTCTTTGCAGGAGCCGCAGAAATAGGGTATGATAAACAAGGAAGAATATTACTTCCTCCCGTATTGCGTGAACATGCACGCTTAGAAAAAGAAGTTGTCGTCATCGGTGTATCAAATCGTATCGAGATTTGGAGTCAAGATGCTTGGAATACTTATAATGAAGCATTGGCTCCAAGTGTATCGGATTTGACCCAGGAGTTGATTGATCTGGGGATTTGA
- the rsmH gene encoding 16S rRNA (cytosine(1402)-N(4))-methyltransferase RsmH, which translates to MTRRFVLQEFHHVSVLLEKTVQAVLQDPAGIYVDCTLGGAGHAKYLADQLNAQGRFIGIDQDPAALAAGRERLSGVQCQVDLMHSNFSRLSDVLAELGVAKVNGIVFDLGVSSHQLDVAERGFSYQQDAPLDMRMNPQQASSAYDVVNTYEEAELTRIIKEFGEERWAKRIAAFIATARQTAPIETTGQLVDIIKRAIPAAARRDGPHPAKRTFQAIRIEVNQELEILQGAFRTAIEHLLPGGRLAIITFHSLEDRAAKQALAAAAKGCICPPKLPICMCGHQPQVRLVGKPVTPSEHELESNPRARSAKLRIAEKLGR; encoded by the coding sequence ATGACGAGGAGGTTCGTTTTGCAAGAGTTTCACCATGTCAGCGTATTGCTGGAAAAGACCGTACAGGCGGTCCTGCAGGATCCAGCAGGAATTTATGTGGATTGCACCTTGGGTGGTGCCGGTCATGCTAAATATTTAGCGGACCAATTGAACGCCCAAGGACGTTTCATAGGTATTGACCAGGATCCGGCGGCGTTGGCAGCCGGCAGGGAAAGACTGAGCGGTGTGCAATGCCAAGTGGATTTAATGCACAGTAATTTTTCCCGCCTCAGCGATGTTTTAGCGGAATTGGGTGTGGCAAAGGTCAATGGCATTGTTTTTGACCTGGGTGTTTCTTCCCATCAGTTGGACGTTGCCGAGCGTGGGTTTTCGTATCAGCAGGATGCGCCTCTCGACATGCGGATGAATCCGCAGCAGGCGAGCAGTGCTTATGATGTAGTCAATACCTACGAAGAAGCGGAATTGACGCGCATTATAAAAGAGTTTGGAGAAGAACGTTGGGCTAAGCGTATTGCTGCTTTTATTGCAACCGCTCGGCAGACGGCTCCTATTGAGACAACCGGCCAACTAGTAGATATTATTAAACGGGCGATTCCGGCTGCCGCCCGGCGAGATGGGCCGCACCCGGCCAAACGCACTTTCCAGGCTATTCGGATTGAAGTGAATCAAGAACTGGAAATTTTACAAGGGGCATTTCGTACTGCTATTGAACATTTACTCCCTGGAGGGAGATTAGCGATTATTACTTTTCATTCCCTAGAAGACCGTGCAGCTAAACAGGCGTTGGCGGCGGCGGCGAAAGGCTGTATTTGTCCGCCTAAGCTTCCTATATGTATGTGCGGCCATCAGCCTCAAGTGCGGTTGGTAGGAAAGCCAGTTACGCCTTCAGAGCATGAGCTGGAGAGTAATCCCAGGGCGAGAAGCGCCAAACTACGTATAGCTGAGAAACTGGGCAGGTAA
- a CDS encoding cell division protein FtsL, giving the protein MLAQQRQEWKHPVEEQQHTPAKIFRKQPQCDVRLRARVGLLVCGVALLAIVGAVCSEFVVTTGYSVVKTKSQVMALEKENEQLQLEIAQLKAPQRIQAVAMRELGMVTPQNLYCVNPQTAPNYASVEAQDDLWDRVKANLKGATAQAGTNR; this is encoded by the coding sequence ATGTTGGCTCAACAAAGACAGGAGTGGAAACATCCTGTAGAAGAACAGCAACATACACCTGCGAAAATCTTTCGTAAGCAACCGCAATGCGATGTTCGTTTGCGAGCGAGAGTGGGCTTGCTTGTTTGCGGCGTAGCATTGTTGGCCATTGTCGGTGCAGTTTGCAGTGAGTTCGTCGTTACTACCGGGTATTCGGTTGTAAAGACGAAATCCCAAGTTATGGCACTAGAAAAAGAAAATGAACAATTGCAGTTGGAAATTGCGCAACTCAAAGCTCCGCAGCGCATTCAAGCTGTTGCTATGCGAGAATTGGGCATGGTGACGCCACAAAACTTGTACTGCGTTAATCCTCAGACGGCTCCTAACTATGCTTCAGTAGAAGCGCAGGATGATCTTTGGGATCGTGTAAAAGCCAACTTAAAGGGAGCGACAGCACAAGCAGGTACAAATCGCTAA
- a CDS encoding UDP-N-acetylmuramoyl-L-alanyl-D-glutamate--2,6-diaminopimelate ligase, with amino-acid sequence MQKMLSELIALLPEAQCQETCEVAITGITQDSRQVRRGSLFICLPGSKVDGHDFAEKAIAEGAVALLAERPLAVSGAAVIVVPDVRKAMGRIVPFFYDRPTQKLRLLGVTGTNGKTTTTYLLKAILEAAGYRVGLIGTIQSLIGDEKVPTKNTTPDVVELQELMWRMAEAGMEYVVMEVSSHALALDRVAGCEFDMAMFTNMTQDHLDFHKTLGEYAEAKARLFSLASQAGSKIGKHAVINADDAAAEVMRNATDCDILTYGIENAKADLLAKEVQVTPEGARFMLQRKGEEWPVKLLLTGRFNVYNALGAIGAALSEGISWPVIQEALAVFAGVPGRFERVDGGKGFAVIVDYAHTPDGLENILRTAREMKPSRVVTVFGCGGDRDRTKRPLMGALAARYSDVVIATSDNPRSEEPESILNEIEAGILRELRPEVQYEKIVDRRQGIGRALELAQAGDIILVAGKGHENYQILKDKTIHFDDKEIIQEWLRQKEV; translated from the coding sequence ATGCAAAAGATGCTGTCAGAACTTATAGCGCTATTGCCTGAAGCTCAATGCCAAGAAACTTGTGAAGTTGCAATCACTGGAATTACACAAGACTCCAGGCAGGTAAGGCGAGGAAGTCTTTTTATTTGCTTGCCAGGCAGTAAAGTAGATGGGCATGATTTTGCCGAAAAGGCAATAGCTGAAGGAGCGGTAGCTCTTTTGGCGGAACGACCGCTGGCTGTTTCCGGCGCTGCGGTGATCGTGGTTCCTGATGTACGCAAGGCTATGGGACGTATTGTTCCTTTTTTTTATGATAGGCCGACGCAAAAACTGCGTTTGCTAGGGGTTACCGGTACAAACGGTAAAACTACTACAACCTATTTATTAAAGGCTATTTTGGAGGCGGCAGGCTATCGCGTTGGCCTGATTGGGACGATTCAGTCCCTGATCGGCGATGAAAAGGTTCCAACTAAGAATACGACGCCTGATGTGGTTGAACTTCAAGAATTAATGTGGCGTATGGCGGAAGCCGGCATGGAGTATGTTGTTATGGAAGTATCTTCACATGCTTTGGCCCTGGACCGTGTGGCCGGCTGCGAATTTGATATGGCTATGTTTACGAATATGACTCAGGATCATTTGGATTTTCATAAGACTCTTGGAGAATATGCCGAAGCTAAGGCGCGCTTATTTTCTCTTGCCTCGCAGGCTGGTTCTAAAATAGGCAAGCACGCGGTGATCAATGCAGACGATGCAGCGGCGGAGGTCATGCGGAACGCGACTGATTGTGACATACTTACGTATGGAATTGAGAACGCCAAAGCGGACTTGCTGGCTAAAGAGGTTCAGGTGACGCCGGAAGGCGCACGCTTCATGTTGCAACGCAAGGGCGAAGAATGGCCGGTTAAACTGCTGCTTACAGGACGCTTTAATGTTTATAATGCATTAGGAGCTATAGGCGCGGCTTTAAGCGAGGGTATATCTTGGCCGGTGATACAAGAAGCGCTGGCCGTTTTTGCAGGCGTGCCGGGCCGTTTTGAACGGGTAGATGGCGGTAAAGGCTTTGCGGTGATTGTTGATTATGCGCATACTCCTGACGGCTTGGAAAATATTTTACGTACAGCTAGGGAGATGAAGCCCTCCAGAGTGGTGACTGTTTTTGGCTGCGGTGGTGATAGAGACCGCACGAAGCGTCCGTTGATGGGGGCGCTGGCCGCACGGTACAGTGACGTGGTAATTGCTACCTCAGATAATCCTCGTTCAGAAGAACCGGAAAGCATTCTGAATGAAATTGAAGCAGGTATTTTGAGAGAACTGCGCCCGGAGGTGCAGTATGAAAAGATCGTTGATCGACGTCAAGGCATCGGTCGAGCTTTAGAATTAGCGCAAGCTGGAGATATTATTTTAGTAGCTGGCAAAGGACATGAAAACTATCAAATTCTAAAAGACAAGACGATTCATTTTGATGATAAGGAAATAATTCAAGAATGGTTGCGGCAAAAGGAGGTATAA
- the murF gene encoding UDP-N-acetylmuramoyl-tripeptide--D-alanyl-D-alanine ligase codes for MSAQFTLAEIVEATGGKVVRGGSEQLSCAGVSTDTRALQSGELFVALSGDAFDAHHFLTDAVQAGAAALVVQREVAVLEDVSIPVVLVADTRKALQDLARFHRLRFAIPVIAVTGSNGKTSTKDMVAAALGARFNVLKTQGNFNNEIGLPLTLLSLEASHEAAVVEMGMRGLGQIAELADIARPTQGIVTNVGETHLELLGSVANIAKAKAELVQALPTDGIAILNQDDALVRSMAAQAPCRVVSYGLSNKADVWAEDVHYSAQGIRYICCYKDERQVMEIPAVGVHNVYNSLAAVAIAKEVAGLSLGDIAAALQQYEPSGMRFEFEQTSRYLLVNDAYNASPLSMRAAIDTVAAIAQGRVVAVLGDMLELGEAAIEAHRAIGIHLVTSGIRHVVTVGALAGYIAESARLAGAEIALACNDHGEAQYALRSILRKGDTVLVKGSRGMHMEAILERLR; via the coding sequence ATGAGCGCACAGTTTACGTTGGCGGAAATAGTGGAGGCGACAGGCGGCAAGGTAGTACGGGGGGGGAGTGAGCAACTGTCTTGTGCTGGGGTTTCAACCGACACACGCGCGTTGCAGTCGGGAGAACTTTTTGTAGCCTTGTCAGGAGATGCGTTTGACGCGCATCATTTTTTGACCGACGCGGTGCAGGCTGGTGCAGCGGCGCTTGTGGTACAGCGCGAAGTTGCGGTGTTAGAAGACGTATCTATTCCTGTTGTGCTGGTTGCTGATACGCGTAAAGCGTTGCAGGATTTAGCGAGATTCCATCGGTTGCGTTTTGCCATCCCTGTTATCGCCGTAACTGGCTCAAACGGAAAGACCAGTACGAAGGATATGGTAGCTGCGGCCTTAGGGGCGCGCTTTAATGTGCTGAAAACGCAAGGAAACTTCAATAACGAAATCGGCCTGCCGTTAACGTTGTTATCGTTAGAAGCTTCTCATGAAGCAGCTGTAGTAGAAATGGGAATGAGAGGTTTAGGGCAGATTGCAGAGTTGGCTGATATTGCTCGGCCGACGCAGGGAATTGTGACCAACGTAGGAGAAACGCATCTGGAACTTCTCGGGTCGGTGGCTAATATTGCCAAAGCGAAGGCAGAGTTGGTTCAGGCGCTTCCAACTGACGGCATAGCTATATTGAATCAGGATGATGCCCTGGTGAGGTCTATGGCGGCTCAAGCTCCTTGTCGTGTAGTTTCCTACGGATTGAGTAACAAGGCAGATGTGTGGGCGGAGGATGTGCATTATTCTGCGCAAGGTATTCGTTATATATGTTGCTATAAAGACGAACGGCAAGTGATGGAAATTCCTGCGGTAGGTGTTCATAATGTCTATAATAGCTTGGCTGCTGTTGCAATAGCGAAGGAAGTAGCAGGCTTATCTCTGGGGGATATTGCTGCAGCGTTGCAGCAATATGAGCCGAGCGGTATGCGATTTGAATTTGAACAGACGTCCCGGTATCTTTTGGTGAATGATGCCTATAATGCCAGTCCTTTATCGATGCGAGCGGCTATTGATACTGTGGCTGCTATCGCCCAAGGGCGTGTTGTGGCTGTTTTAGGTGACATGCTGGAACTAGGGGAGGCGGCCATTGAGGCGCATCGGGCTATTGGAATTCATTTAGTTACTTCCGGTATACGACATGTTGTAACCGTAGGAGCATTGGCTGGTTATATTGCCGAGTCAGCTAGATTGGCAGGGGCGGAAATCGCTTTGGCTTGCAATGACCATGGCGAGGCGCAATACGCTTTACGCAGCATCTTACGCAAGGGTGATACGGTGCTCGTCAAGGGATCGCGTGGGATGCATATGGAGGCTATTCTGGAGCGCTTGCGTTAA
- the mraY gene encoding phospho-N-acetylmuramoyl-pentapeptide-transferase, translated as MMEWILPGLAGMVVILVTGPILIPILHKLKFGQSIREEGPQRHLAKAGTPTMGGLLMLLSMTVATLLFGDWRPEVLVAYLVFVGHGLIGFSDDYIKVVLKRNLGLTAKQKLLGQAVLAVVLAYVAQVYLQRGTEVWLPGTSQMLDLGWGYYVFLFFILVGASNAVNLTDGLDGLAAGTMTIASVCYAVIAFYFGHAGLGAFAAALAGSCLGFLWFNAHPAKIFMGDTGSLALGGALAALAVLTKTELLLGIVGLVFVAEALSVILQVFSFKTTGKRIFRMSPLHHHFELGGWSERKVVLAFWLSGVGAALAALGVLWISGLR; from the coding sequence ATGATGGAGTGGATTTTGCCGGGCCTTGCCGGGATGGTGGTTATCTTGGTGACAGGGCCGATTTTAATACCGATTTTGCATAAGTTGAAATTCGGACAGAGCATTCGCGAAGAAGGACCTCAGCGACATTTGGCCAAAGCGGGAACACCCACGATGGGCGGCTTACTGATGCTCTTGTCCATGACGGTAGCTACGCTGCTTTTTGGCGATTGGCGTCCAGAAGTGCTGGTAGCGTATTTGGTTTTTGTGGGCCATGGCTTGATCGGCTTTAGCGATGATTATATTAAAGTGGTATTGAAACGAAATCTAGGGCTGACTGCCAAACAAAAGCTGTTAGGGCAGGCTGTGTTGGCGGTAGTGCTGGCCTATGTGGCGCAGGTCTATTTGCAGCGGGGCACAGAAGTATGGCTTCCTGGCACTTCGCAAATGCTTGATTTGGGTTGGGGCTATTATGTTTTTTTATTTTTTATTCTTGTTGGCGCGAGCAATGCTGTGAATTTGACGGATGGCCTAGATGGGTTGGCAGCGGGAACCATGACGATTGCCAGTGTTTGCTATGCCGTCATTGCCTTTTATTTCGGGCATGCAGGACTTGGCGCATTTGCTGCGGCCCTGGCAGGATCCTGCTTGGGTTTTTTGTGGTTCAATGCGCATCCTGCGAAGATTTTTATGGGCGATACGGGCTCTTTGGCCTTGGGCGGTGCGTTGGCGGCTCTGGCGGTATTGACTAAAACGGAACTGCTGTTGGGCATCGTAGGTCTTGTTTTTGTAGCGGAGGCATTGTCTGTTATTTTGCAGGTGTTTTCCTTTAAAACAACAGGCAAGCGTATTTTTCGCATGAGTCCGCTGCATCATCACTTCGAATTGGGAGGCTGGTCGGAGCGCAAGGTGGTTCTGGCGTTTTGGTTAAGTGGCGTAGGCGCTGCCTTGGCGGCGTTGGGCGTTTTGTGGATTAGCGGCTTACGCTGA
- the murD gene encoding UDP-N-acetylmuramoyl-L-alanine--D-glutamate ligase translates to MEIAAKKAVVLGAGVSGVTVAKALRRVQADVTLVDGKKAEELSLQVLNLANEGIHLQLGAEAEECLEDADFLVVSPGIPLKAAYVSKAQQRGIPVVSEVEIAYQLCKAPMLAITGTNGKTTTTTLLGEMIKAGGFKTAVGGNIGAGLSEQVLNLGADDMAVAEISSYQLESVQEFHPYVAAVLNVTPDHLERHGTVAQYGSIKERVFNKQGPEDVVVLNYDDPMTRDMAKRAPGRVLFFSRLEVLPEGAFVRAGKMVIRWQGAEVALFDVTELDLPGAHNVENVLAAAAMAYVAGVAPSVICQVLRFFEGVEHRIELVAEVDGVKYYNDSKATNPESTIKALEAFDSGILLLAGGKDKNTDLQAMMKLVKDKVRHLVLFGAAAERFEAAAQQAGVQQIRRVSGVEEAVQVARTLAQPSEVILLSPACSSFDQFSSFEERGRFFKQCVATLEAAAGGQA, encoded by the coding sequence ATGGAAATAGCAGCAAAGAAGGCTGTTGTGTTAGGTGCAGGAGTTAGCGGTGTGACAGTAGCCAAGGCGTTGCGGCGTGTGCAGGCGGACGTAACGCTTGTGGACGGCAAAAAAGCGGAGGAATTGTCTCTTCAAGTATTGAACTTGGCGAATGAAGGAATTCATCTTCAACTGGGTGCGGAAGCGGAAGAGTGCCTGGAAGACGCTGATTTTCTAGTGGTATCTCCCGGAATCCCATTAAAGGCGGCGTATGTGAGCAAGGCGCAGCAAAGAGGCATTCCGGTAGTTAGCGAGGTGGAAATTGCTTATCAACTTTGCAAGGCGCCTATGCTGGCTATTACGGGAACAAATGGTAAGACTACGACGACCACTCTTTTGGGGGAAATGATCAAAGCCGGCGGCTTTAAAACGGCTGTAGGCGGAAATATTGGCGCAGGCCTTTCAGAACAGGTACTGAACTTAGGTGCTGATGACATGGCGGTGGCTGAAATTTCTAGTTATCAATTGGAAAGTGTACAGGAGTTTCATCCGTATGTGGCAGCAGTCTTGAATGTGACGCCGGACCATTTGGAACGTCACGGCACCGTGGCACAGTATGGCAGTATCAAAGAGCGGGTCTTTAATAAACAGGGCCCTGAAGACGTTGTCGTACTCAACTATGATGACCCGATGACGCGTGATATGGCTAAACGGGCCCCGGGACGGGTGCTTTTCTTCAGTCGTCTGGAAGTGTTGCCTGAGGGCGCTTTTGTGCGCGCGGGGAAAATGGTTATTCGTTGGCAGGGGGCGGAAGTAGCGTTATTTGATGTAACGGAGTTGGACCTTCCTGGAGCTCATAATGTGGAAAATGTACTGGCCGCAGCGGCTATGGCGTATGTGGCAGGCGTGGCTCCATCGGTGATATGTCAAGTGTTACGTTTCTTTGAAGGGGTGGAGCATCGGATTGAGCTAGTGGCTGAAGTTGACGGTGTGAAATATTATAACGATTCCAAGGCCACCAATCCAGAATCGACCATTAAGGCGCTGGAGGCCTTTGATTCCGGTATTCTTCTTTTGGCGGGGGGCAAGGATAAAAATACGGACTTGCAGGCTATGATGAAGCTGGTCAAAGATAAGGTACGTCACTTGGTTTTGTTTGGCGCGGCGGCAGAACGCTTTGAAGCGGCGGCCCAGCAAGCAGGAGTGCAACAAATTCGCCGCGTTTCCGGCGTCGAAGAAGCGGTACAAGTGGCTCGAACGCTGGCGCAGCCTTCGGAAGTGATTTTGCTGTCACCTGCCTGTTCCAGTTTTGATCAGTTTTCTAGTTTCGAAGAGCGTGGACGCTTCTTTAAACAGTGTGTTGCGACGCTGGAGGCTGCAGCAGGAGGACAAGCATGA